The region TAGAAACCTTTTTATCTTCTTGCAATATCCACACACTTTTCCTCGTTTTTTTCCCCGTGTCTTCGTGATGTCGTCATTTTGCATAATCATGTCAGGCCACGTCGAATAAAGTAGTTTGTCAATAGCTCATGGAATATTGTACTGCATAAAGAGTTCAGGCTAAATCCAAGTAAATTCAACACGGATTCACGGGCAGGTTCTTTGATCGCTTTGAATTTACATCACCTGAATTAAAACCTCTCtgtgttatatataattaatttatccgGGGTGAAGTCTATTGTACACGTAGACACACCAAATCATGCAATTATTGACTCACATGGACAAGTTTGTATACATACATCTTGCTGATATAGTCGTTAAGCGTCTAAATTGACCGTGCCTATGATTAATTTCGATGAAAGTTGCTGTTCGTGGAGCCCCACCTTAACCCTTGACTTGCAATCGAGTCTGGACTTGTTAAATGCTATAGAATGCTCTGTACGGCATGCAAGAGTCTTCATACAAATCCCGCTCAACAGTATCTTCTGGGCATGATTTTCTACAGCCGTCTCATTTGGCAACCTGTCAAGATTATCTCGAAAGAAAATGACGAGCCACGGAAATATAAAATGggcaatttattaatttataactcAAATGTCTATGATGCTAATACACCGTGCCGAGGGCATTCGTGCCGGCCTCCATCTATTCATCGCTTTTTTGGAAGTACAAGCATCATCTGACTTTCGAGCAtggaaatatcttaaaattacGTGACCCTTTGGTTTCGAACCATATAATAGCCTTCCATGTTTgaaaactaataatttaatcCCTCAGCTACTGTAGACCGTTTGTCTTACTGGAGTAGACCTAAAGATTTAAAGATGGTTTGGAAAAAGATGGTTTGCAAGCAgggtttaatttatatttttttgaattattttagtgtgtttatattaaaaatatattattttaatatatttttagatgaaaaatactttgaactgTAAGCCGTCGGAAGAGAATTAATCACTAACATGGCTGGGTCTAGGGAAAGATGGATGGATGTGTTTTTACTATGATGCAAGGAACTAGACTATAGTTTTGTTGACATGGAAGGCAAGGTTATTTTCACGTCTAGAAGCCAAGTacttaagaaataaattacCCGACACATTTCCATTTGCGCAGTGGTAAGAGCTCGGAGTGGCAGGGTTTTTGTTTACTGGGGATGCATCTTCAgaaacattttgttttcttcaactgggttttttttattatatttttcaagacAAACGCactcttaatttttcaaaacagcTTAATCATGCTCACTGGGAAAGGAAAATAGAAAGCTCAATGGTGAGAAAGCTCAGAGATATTAAAGAAAGCGATTCTAAACGACAACTGGGTTCCGTAAATAGAATTTTCAAATTCGTtttagtttgaatttgaatCGTGATTACTTATTGCAGGATGGTGGTGTTTACCCtatttgaaaatgagttttcattattaattaataaataatattttatgagcTGGTTTCTGTGATGGAAATaggattaaaatgaatttataatagACAGATTAAAGTTCGGCCATAGCCGTACTAACCAGGGCGTTGTGCAGGCGGCTTACATATCTGGTGAGGGGTCCATTGCCGGTTCTTCTGCTGTCCCTGTTAGCTTTTGACCCAGGAGGAGTCACTCCAAAGTTTAGTGCCCGTATTTTCAgtgaataatttcaaatttgaaCGATTAATTATAGGCAGACATTGGTTTTACCTCCAGAATATTTGCACCGAGGGACTTTCATGTATATCGAGAATATCGATCAGCCAAATgttgtaaatatattttgttatcaaatGAAAGTTAACAAGAACAGTACATgtgtataatatattaatatttgaattgttttaccAATGTGCATGTTGAGAATTCTCATCATAGAAGGGTGTAgctgcaatttttttaattgaataaatattaaaataatatttttttaatttttttttaatattaatacatcaaaattattcataaatatttaaaaaatatcaacttaatTTAAAGAACAAGTATATGAATTGaatattctcttttctttctcaacttttttttgttaaaagctATCTTTTTATAATGTGAACTTGTTTATCtcgtgtttttaatttttttaatgtttttgtattgctttgatgtaatgatataaaaaatattattttaatatatttttatacaaaaatattttaaaaaacaaccattacatATCACAATTACAAGCATAGCCtacatagataaaaaaaatatatatgggtAATTGGCAACACTTGGAGATAAAATTCCAATCACAGATCCATATTGCTTAGGAAAAACTGATCCTGCTTTCACTACTAtcaatgttaatttaaaaaatacgaaatattaaaactttgttgATGGGTTTATATTATAGCAGTTAAATACTTGCTTttctatatatacatacatacatacatgtgcGAGtgtcctaataaaaaaaaaaatcgatcgGCCGCCATCCTGAAACACATGCATCAAACAATTCGgtgtattattaaaaatttcagGCCTTGGAGTAAGGGATGCTCATAAACATGTGCATACCCCCTccttgtttatataaaaaaagatttctgTAAATTATGAGTTTCATTATTGTAGATCAATGCTGACCAAGGAACAAGGGAGACGTCAAAGAGGACTGAAGGGTTTTTTgaggactatatatatatattcaattaatattCATACGGCCATGTCAACGCCCGAGATTTCAAGCCATCGATCAGAACCCTGATccttcaattaatttattttatcattcatatATATAGCATTTGCTGCTGTTACTTGAAATATTGTCTTCGAAGAGCTGGCTCGAGCAAGAAGAAACAAACATTCAGCACGAAGCAAGTAAAAACCAATCTCTCCACTAAAAAACTTATAGTAATCCATGATGTGTAGACGGTGTTCTGACATATTTTGAGCCAAAATAAATGTTCTTAGCATACAATCAGTCAGGAGAGATTCTTCGAcctaattaactaattaatttgaaCCTCATTAACGAGTCTTCGAGTGTAGAAATCAACCCGTGAAGTTATATATATTACCGAAAGTGTTATGCTGCTGAGAGAGAGCTGATCAATGGTCTAGTAATTGACGTGATTGTTCATGCTAGGGCTTCACGAGGAGTAGCAAATTAATTGATCTTCTTTTGACCAGGATGCATGGCATGGAACAGCACTTCTCCGAATTAATGTGGCTTCCTTTTCCACTCGGCTGACTCAGAAAATGACAAATGCATATGTACTTTATTTCCTTAGTTTTGGGCTACatgtacttttttttcaaaccatagaTTGTgggctggaaaaaaaataaaaataacaagtcGCTCCTTTGGCATGCTTTAGGCGACAACACGTTTTAAGATTTCAATAATATGTCAGCTTAGGTTTCATCTCATGTTATCAAAAGTGATTTCTGATTTTGAGTTCTTAATAAAACATAAAGGTACCTTTTCCCTGAATAATTTGTAACagaaactaaaattatatttagtaaaaaatacttaaaacaaCTATTTGgctagaaaaaaatgatataaattaatctgaactttaaataaaatattgattcagttttataattgatgatgttctaaaattcaagatatttaaataaaaaagttatttagtgTTTTGGATAATGGTTAATCAATATCTTCAGGTGCTggaatttcttcttcttaatctaAAGAACTTAATTaaccaataattattttttaaacaagtcaaaataatttatacataacatatttattgaatattctttaaataaaaaacttaaatatcaaatcaattttttttaaaaataggatAAACATAATCAAATCATTGTAACGAAGAGTTGCAACTAGGTGATCATGCTACAAAGTCATAGATACAGGGAGTCTTGTTTGGCAGCGAATGTCGAGCAGCAAATCATGCTTGTTGTGCCCCGCaaacaaatgaataataattaatgaattgtGTCAATTTGAATGCTCTGAGTTGGAATTTACTTTGAAGGTTCTTATTAGCCAAAGCCACcatgcattatattttttttttaatattgtgtaCGGATACCATACGTGATTTGAAATCACCAAACAGAATTTCTGACTTAGTATTAGTcattaatgaataaataaacaGATTTTTGGTTAATTTGTATCTAGAGTTCCGTTAGTATATTTACTCACACTATTATTGGGCTGGAGTATTGGACTTTTAAAGCCCAATTTTATAGATCAGATCCCAATTAACTTATATATGAAGCCCACTAATGTTTGCTTAAGTGCACCCACCTGGAAAGCCAGCAGCCCACAGCCCAGTTTGTGTGAATCTCTAAAGGCGACCGAGTTAAACCAGCACAGAGAGAGTCAACTCATCcgatttaaaaaatgaaaccactagctctttctctctctcatcctaAATTCTGGTCCAAATCTTGTCAAGCAAAAGTACAAATCACCAAACCAGTTCCAACAGAACATCCCACATGATTTCACCACCAGTTTTAGCTTCAAAAACCTAACAAAATCCATCAAGGTAAGccccctccctctctctatAACAGTGGACCAAAGATATGCATAACACTTACATTAGCTCAACTTTGTTGTCCGTGGGAACAAAAGGGtcactttcattttctttcaatgaCTACTCTAACTTAATAAATGAAAGATTTGAAAGAAACCCATTTTTATTACAATCTTGTTCATCATCATGTAATAaatcttgttgttgttgttgttcttgttctgcatcatcatcatcatcattttctactactactactatacGTAGAGTGCCAATAAACCCAggtttgttttttggatttagaCAATCTACTATTATTCAATGTCCGCCTTCTAGAATGTTGATCTTGGGTGGGAGGGATAGGTATTATTACCGGTCTCCGGCTTATGGTCTTGATCATGGTTGTTATGAGCATTCTTGCTCTTCTAAGGAGAAGAATGGGAGTGAGAGGGTTGCTAGGAGAAGGGTGGGTGGGTCTGGGGGGGTAAGGTTGCACGAAAGGCGATGTTTTAGCGGGGTTGATGATGTGGAGGCCGTAATTAGTTTTCTGAGTGAGGAAATGAGTGAAGAGTGTTTAGGTGACGGGGAGAGAAATCAGGGCCTGTCAAAGAGAGTGGGAATGGAAAAGAGAGGAAATTACAGTGGTGGAGATCATAAGGGGAGGAGGAGGGAGAATGTTGGGCGTAGTTCTTTGGAGAGTGATACGAAATGTAAATTTGGGTTGGCTAATGTTGAGTTGAGGAAGGAAGAGTTTACAAGGAAGGAAGGGAGTGAAGacagggaagaaaagaaaacagtttTAGAGGGGGAGAATTGCAGGGGAAAGAGAGGGAGCCCTAGTGTTTCATCATATTACTCACTTTCTTCTGCTGAAGATTTTGAGAGTGACATGGAAGCTCAGGATGAACATGTTGATTGTCTCAAAGAATCATCGCATGGATACAAGGAGTTAAGAAGTGGAGAGGGTAGATTAAAGGGGCAAGTTGTAGAAGAGTTTAAGAGGCATAGAGATGGCACAGAGTGGAAGGGGGAGGTTTTGGAAGCAAGAACTAGTTCAAGAAGGACTGGTGTTGAGTGGGATTTGAGGAAGAAATCTGAGAAGAAACTTACTGAGATTGAAGAAACACGATCAGGAAGAGAATCCTTACAAATGCAATCAGGAATGCCAAGAACCACTGAAAGTGATTACAAGAATGTATCAGGTTCTCATAAGCAAATTGATGACGGGGAAGAGAAAAGCTTGGCAGTTAGTTTGGAGAAAGGAACAAGAAAGCAATATGGTCAGATGGGTGATCCCGTCAAAGAGCAATCTGAATTCAGAAGAAATTACCAGGAAATTACTAATAAACAGGAGAGCAGTGGAACAAATGTCGAAACAACTTCCCAATCCCAAAAGCGGTTCAGTGGTAGAGAAGAAAACCTAGTGGATGTAAATTTGGTTTGGGAAGGAAGGGATGAGCGTTATGAAGTAGGTGAAACTGCTGcagaaaacaatataaaaagaaacactTACCAACTCATTGACACATCAACCCTTGAGAATGTCAGAACCGAAAGAGTTTCAAATTTGCAGAGGCAATCCGAGCCTAGAATGAAGATTCTGGAAGGAGATAGAGCTCTAGGGTCATTTTATGAGACAAATGAGCAACAATTCCAAATGGGTGGGCAGACAAGAAGACAAGTTCAATCAAGATGTTTACAACAGTTATCTAAAATACCAGAAGTTCATGACAGTAGTAGCAAAAACACTTTGCTTTTACAATCAGAAACTAGAATGAAGAAGCAGGAGGGACGTGAGAGTGTTGTTTCTAGTTCAGGAACAGAAGCAAAAGAGCACCAGCCTCGAACAAATCAAAAAGCTCTTCAGGGAACTGAAACCAGAAAAGGATCTGGAGATGTCACCAATATCTCTCTGAATGTCACTGGTGCATCACTGGTCCATGCAAGTGATGTGAAAACAGTCACCAATTTTGGTGGAACTTCTGGAAAGAGAATCGTTGATCAGGAAAGTGAATCGACATCAGCTGTGGAACCCATTCGAGAAACAAGAGAGAGGACTGATAAAATTGAGGAAAATGTCACTCAATTCAAATCTAGAAATGAGGTTTGGAGGCCTACTTACGAATCAAGGCATAATGAAAGAACTTCACAGGAGGCTGCCTTAGATTCTCAAGCATCTGCTAATATGGTTTCTCAAGTGGGAATTCAAGGGGTTGATGTGGGGGAGGGCAATCAAAGAACTTCACAGGCAATAATGATGCCTCCCCCACCTCAATTGTTAGCTCGAGGTACAGCATGTGTTAATCCGCTAAGTAAGAATGCAAACCAAGAGATTTCCAGAGGAACTTCAGAAAGTGGCGCAAGTGCTCTGTATATAATTTCTGGAGGGGGAACTCCAGTTTTCCAGCAGGAAACATATGGTAAAAATGAGAAAGATGAGATTTACAGGGAGCCTTCAAATCTTATCTTAACTGGAGATGCTCTTGGTTCAACTCATCGTTTAGAGGAATCATCAATGCAGTTTGTTGGGGAGTTTGTTGAGAAGGCTAGGCATGAAGTATTGGCTTCTGAAATCCAAAAGGAGAAGACAGTTTCTGATACAAAGTTGGCATATGAAGCTGAGAAGCAGAGGCAAAAGAGTTCAGGTCAATATGATTCTGAAGACTTACAGTTTAAGAGGCAGGACTCAAGGCAATCATCTAGGGGCTCCAGAGAGAAGGGTCCCTCAGATGAAATGTGGCATGTGACAGATCCATCCATTCAGGAACCTACAGAGACTGAAGCGCCAGCAGGTAGCACAGAAACTGAGAGTGGTGTTGTTAGGAGAACTGGAAGGTCCTTGTGGAGCATCATTTCGAATGTAGTACCATTGCGCTGGGGTTCACATGCTGAAACTCCTAAATCAGCTTGGAGATCAGGTGGAAAGAGTTCG is a window of Populus nigra chromosome 10, ddPopNigr1.1, whole genome shotgun sequence DNA encoding:
- the LOC133704224 gene encoding tRNA(adenine(34)) deaminase, chloroplastic-like, translating into MHNTYISSTLLSVGTKGSLSFSFNDYSNLINERFERNPFLLQSCSSSCNKSCCCCCSCSASSSSSFSTTTTIRRVPINPGLFFGFRQSTIIQCPPSRMLILGGRDRYYYRSPAYGLDHGCYEHSCSSKEKNGSERVARRRVGGSGGVRLHERRCFSGVDDVEAVISFLSEEMSEECLGDGERNQGLSKRVGMEKRGNYSGGDHKGRRRENVGRSSLESDTKCKFGLANVELRKEEFTRKEGSEDREEKKTVLEGENCRGKRGSPSVSSYYSLSSAEDFESDMEAQDEHVDCLKESSHGYKELRSGEGRLKGQVVEEFKRHRDGTEWKGEVLEARTSSRRTGVEWDLRKKSEKKLTEIEETRSGRESLQMQSGMPRTTESDYKNVSGSHKQIDDGEEKSLAVSLEKGTRKQYGQMGDPVKEQSEFRRNYQEITNKQESSGTNVETTSQSQKRFSGREENLVDVNLVWEGRDERYEVGETAAENNIKRNTYQLIDTSTLENVRTERVSNLQRQSEPRMKILEGDRALGSFYETNEQQFQMGGQTRRQVQSRCLQQLSKIPEVHDSSSKNTLLLQSETRMKKQEGRESVVSSSGTEAKEHQPRTNQKALQGTETRKGSGDVTNISLNVTGASLVHASDVKTVTNFGGTSGKRIVDQESESTSAVEPIRETRERTDKIEENVTQFKSRNEVWRPTYESRHNERTSQEAALDSQASANMVSQVGIQGVDVGEGNQRTSQAIMMPPPPQLLARGTACVNPLSKNANQEISRGTSESGASALYIISGGGTPVFQQETYGKNEKDEIYREPSNLILTGDALGSTHRLEESSMQFVGEFVEKARHEVLASEIQKEKTVSDTKLAYEAEKQRQKSSGQYDSEDLQFKRQDSRQSSRGSREKGPSDEMWHVTDPSIQEPTETEAPAGSTETESGVVRRTGRSLWSIISNVVPLRWGSHAETPKSAWRSGGKSSSNDSVTSEAWFSGHEPDENSDENMKRERESMPKEAASSHQLQPTNTFSQDQAKASYTFVSKNIIRQPEGYTSSPPIMLKSKSTSKGISTPSEEENLGWSQDGNDFQVATSSTEVDESLLVLLPSTSTSDPIVEESPGTAKTNVSVSGSMEQPDSEMLIGVSGSEGKGVESKQRRLQRNKQVERDRFDEWEEAYLRESELRKTDEMFMREALLEAKKAADSWEVPVGAVLVHHGRIIARGHNLVEELRDSTAHAEMICIREASNKLRTWRLSETTLYITLEPCPMCAGAILQARIKTLVWGAPNKLLGADGSWIRLFPDAGEGNDSELSNKPAAPVHPFHPKMTIRRGILESECANVMQQFFQRRRRKKEKKEDSPPQPSCLPITNPQLKILGKMHGFFHAMFCL